A region of Propionispora hippei DSM 15287 DNA encodes the following proteins:
- a CDS encoding copper homeostasis protein CutC, protein MLEIIATTVEDAKRIESAGAGRIELIRDLSQGGLTPEHGLIKEVVENVKIPVNVMIRPHANSFVYTSAELKAMQEDILKARQLKANGVVFGVLDETNAICEKSLVKLLEACDGLAVTFHRAIDEIADPVKGIKVLAKYPQITTVLTSGGQGNILDNLATIKDMMEHAGQIQVLVGGGLTFENIERIVAETGAPEFHFGTAIRDNSAAFGEINEKKLTALVKLMNRIGS, encoded by the coding sequence ATGCTTGAAATCATAGCGACAACAGTTGAGGACGCCAAACGGATAGAGTCCGCCGGTGCCGGACGGATCGAGCTCATTCGGGATTTGTCCCAAGGGGGACTTACCCCGGAGCATGGATTGATAAAGGAAGTAGTGGAGAACGTCAAAATCCCGGTCAATGTAATGATTCGACCCCACGCTAATTCATTCGTCTATACAAGCGCCGAGTTGAAGGCAATGCAGGAAGATATTTTAAAGGCCAGACAACTAAAAGCAAACGGTGTGGTTTTTGGGGTTTTGGATGAAACTAATGCGATTTGCGAAAAGTCTTTGGTTAAGCTGCTGGAGGCTTGTGACGGGCTGGCCGTAACATTTCACCGGGCTATTGATGAAATCGCTGATCCGGTTAAAGGGATAAAAGTGCTGGCTAAATACCCGCAAATCACAACGGTACTAACTTCCGGCGGCCAGGGAAATATTCTGGACAATTTGGCAACAATAAAAGATATGATGGAGCACGCGGGGCAGATTCAAGTCTTGGTGGGCGGCGGGCTAACCTTTGAAAACATCGAGCGGATTGTGGCTGAAACCGGAGCGCCGGAATTTCATTTTGGAACGGCGATTCGTGATAACAGTGCCGCTTTTGGGGAAATTAATGAAAAGAAACTAACGGCTCTTGTTAAGCTTATGAATCGGATAGGAAGCTGA